A single window of Ammospiza caudacuta isolate bAmmCau1 chromosome Z, bAmmCau1.pri, whole genome shotgun sequence DNA harbors:
- the MBLAC2 gene encoding acyl-coenzyme A thioesterase MBLAC2, producing MSALEWFAHKPLGGGIFWIQERFYESGNRANIWLVRGSQRDVVIDAGLGLRSLPDYLRDAGLLAPAEGAGPRPLLAVATHVHFDHSGGLQHFEEVAVHSAEASALLQGDNYEAVTWLSDREVARPPRPGWSARQFRVPPVRPSRLLHEGDVINLGDRQLTVMHMPGHSRGSICLHDKDRKILFSGDVVYDGSMIDWLPYSRISDYIASCQRLMELVDRGLVEKVLPGHFNIFGAERLYRLASNYISQAGICHKISTCAMRSIASIALRVANSRITSQ from the exons ATGTCGGCGCTGGAGTGGTTCGCGCACAAGCCCCTGGGCGGCGGTATCTTTTGGATCCAGGAACGCTTCTATGAGTCGGGCAACCGGGCCAACATCTGGCTAGTGCGGGGCTCGCAGCGAGACGTGGTGATCGATGCGGGGCTGGGACTGCGCAGCCTGCCCGACTACCTGCGTGACGCCGGGCTCCTGGCGCCGGCCGAGGGCGCCGGGCCGCGGCCGCTGCTGGCCGTGGCCACCCACGTCCACTTCGACCACTCGGGCGGGCTGCAGCACTTCGAGGAGGTGGCGGTGCACAGCGCCGAGGCGTCGGCGCTGCTCCAAGGCGACAATTACGAGGCCGTGACGTGGCTGTCAGACCGGGAGGTGGCGCGGCCGCCGCGGCCCGGCTGGAGCGCCCGGCAGTTCCGCGTCCCGCCCGTCCGGCCCAGTCGCCTGCTGCACGAGG GGGATGTGATCAACCTTGGAGATCGACAGCTCACTGTCATGCACATGCCTGGTCATTCACGAGGCAGCATTTGCTTACATGACAAGGACCGGAAGATTTTGTTCAGCGGAGATGTGGTGTATGACGGATCTATGATCGACTGGCTGCCCTACAGCAGAATCAGTGACTACATTGCAAGCTGCCAGCGCCTGATGGAGTTAGTAGATAGAGGTCTTGTGGAGAAGGTACTGCCTGGGCACTTTAACATATTTGGAGCAGAAAGGCTGTATCGTTTAGCTTCCAACTACATTTCCCAAGCTGGAATCTGTCACAAGATCTCTACGTGTGCTATGAGATCCATTGCAAGCATAGCACTTCGTGTTGCAAATTCAAGAATCACTTCTCAGTGA